The Aphis gossypii isolate Hap1 chromosome 3, ASM2018417v2, whole genome shotgun sequence genome includes a region encoding these proteins:
- the LOC114123236 gene encoding uncharacterized protein LOC114123236 isoform X20 yields MGSEFFDRNYASLLLFYGELEEYKEKGTLFRINEVINEEIAHTNSKMIIQRIQKREDKDKLSSECDVLLNSIINEELQSKFIQLLENIELDENLTVHIRSLVVLYRMVTKFIPSNSSEIISISDYKSFHSEGNQLKINNAFVNEYFKNTLLAYKEFISAVQKVSILDIKEDARIEYIKLIFQEYLETLLLLSKFEQFDENVFEENSVSNFAKDFNALNKKFKDYFNKCLSDIGITEKIEKDLPELYRHGGDNQSKTSADSGKEYVKLPEKFYPDLKDLLPNFKDIMNAKVLRLVINVIFNNFIEMEDTYNIVARGVRVLRLVAANRYSYATK; encoded by the exons ATGggat CTGAATTTTTTGACAGGAATTATGCTTCATTGTTACTTTTTTACGGTGAATTAGaag aatacaaAGAAAAAGGAACGCTATTTCGAATAAATGAAGTAATCAATGAAGAAATAGCGCacacaaattcaaaaatga TAATTCAACGGATTCAAAAAAGGGAAGACAAGGATAAATTAAGTTCAGAATGTGATGTTTTActaaatt CGATTATAAATGAAGAACttcaatcaaaatttatacaattactaGAAAACATAGAACttgatgaaaatttaactgttcaCATAAGAAGTTTAGTAGTTTTGTATAGAATGGTTACAAAATTTATACCTTCTA acAGTTcagaaattatttcaatatccgattata aaagtttTCATAGTGAAGGAAATCAACTCAAAATTAACAATGCGTttgtaaatgaatattttaagaatacattGTTGGCGTACAAAGAATTCATATCAGCAGTTCAAAAAGTATCTA TTTTAGATATCAAAGAAGATGCtcgtattgaatatattaaattaatatttcaagagTATTTAGAAACACTATTATTGCTCTCAAAGTTTGAGCAATTTGATGAAAACGTTTTTgaag AGAACAGTGTATCAAATTTTGCTAAAGATTTTAATgcacttaataaaaaattcaaagattattttaataaatgtttatcag atattggcataactgaaaaaattgaaa aggACTTACCTGAATTGTATCGACATggtg gtgaTAATCAAAGTAAAACATCTGCAG ATTCTGGTAAGGAATATGTCAAACTACCCGAAAAATTTTATCCAGATTTGAAAGATCTACTTCCAAATTTCAAGGATATAATGAACGCTAAAGTTTTGCGTTTAGTTATAAAcgtgattttcaataattttattgaaatggaAGAca cttataatattgtggCGCGCGGAGTAAGAGTGTTAAGACTCGTCGCGGCCAACCGATATTCTTACGctacgaaataa
- the LOC114123236 gene encoding uncharacterized protein LOC114123236 isoform X15, with the protein MGSEFFDRNYASLLLFYGELEEYKEKGTLFRINEVINEEIAHTNSKMIIQRIQKREDKDKLSSECDVLLNSIINEELQSKFIQLLENIELDENLTVHIRSLVVLYRMVTKFIPSNSSEIISISDYKSFHSEGNQLKINNAFVNEYFKNTLLAYKEFISAVQKVSILDIKEDARIEYIKLIFQEYLETLLLLSKFEQFDENVFEDIGITEKIEKDLPELYRHGALKFLLYGFDESDNQSKTSAATDNASAATDNVSAATDNVSAATDNASAATDNASADSGKEYVKLPEKFYPDLKDLLPNFKDIMNAKVLRLVINVIFNNFIEMEDTYNIVARGVRVLRLVAANRYSYATK; encoded by the exons ATGggat CTGAATTTTTTGACAGGAATTATGCTTCATTGTTACTTTTTTACGGTGAATTAGaag aatacaaAGAAAAAGGAACGCTATTTCGAATAAATGAAGTAATCAATGAAGAAATAGCGCacacaaattcaaaaatga TAATTCAACGGATTCAAAAAAGGGAAGACAAGGATAAATTAAGTTCAGAATGTGATGTTTTActaaatt CGATTATAAATGAAGAACttcaatcaaaatttatacaattactaGAAAACATAGAACttgatgaaaatttaactgttcaCATAAGAAGTTTAGTAGTTTTGTATAGAATGGTTACAAAATTTATACCTTCTA acAGTTcagaaattatttcaatatccgattata aaagtttTCATAGTGAAGGAAATCAACTCAAAATTAACAATGCGTttgtaaatgaatattttaagaatacattGTTGGCGTACAAAGAATTCATATCAGCAGTTCAAAAAGTATCTA TTTTAGATATCAAAGAAGATGCtcgtattgaatatattaaattaatatttcaagagTATTTAGAAACACTATTATTGCTCTCAAAGTTTGAGCAATTTGATGAAAACGTTTTTgaag atattggcataactgaaaaaattgaaa aggACTTACCTGAATTGTATCGACATggtg ctttaaaatttttattatatgggtTTGATGAAA gtgaTAATCAAAGTAAAACATCTGCAG CAACAGATAATGCTTCTGCAG CAACAGATAATGTTTCTGCAG CAACAGATAATGTTTCTGCAG CAACAGATAATGCTTCTGCAG CAACAGATAATGCTTCTGCAG ATTCTGGTAAGGAATATGTCAAACTACCCGAAAAATTTTATCCAGATTTGAAAGATCTACTTCCAAATTTCAAGGATATAATGAACGCTAAAGTTTTGCGTTTAGTTATAAAcgtgattttcaataattttattgaaatggaAGAca cttataatattgtggCGCGCGGAGTAAGAGTGTTAAGACTCGTCGCGGCCAACCGATATTCTTACGctacgaaataa
- the LOC114123236 gene encoding uncharacterized protein LOC114123236 isoform X21 has product MGSEFFDRNYASLLLFYGELEEYKEKGTLFRINEVINEEIAHTNSKMIIQRIQKREDKDKLSSECDVLLNSIINEELQSKFIQLLENIELDENLTVHIRSLVVLYRMVTKFIPSNSSEIISISDYKSFHSEGNQLKINNAFVNEYFKNTLLAYKEFISAVQKVSILDIKEDARIEYIKLIFQEYLETLLLLSKFEQFDENVFEDIGITEKIEKDLPELYRHGGDNQSKTSADSGKEYVKLPEKFYPDLKDLLPNFKDIMNAKVLRLVINVIFNNFIEMEDTYNIVARGVRVLRLVAANRYSYATK; this is encoded by the exons ATGggat CTGAATTTTTTGACAGGAATTATGCTTCATTGTTACTTTTTTACGGTGAATTAGaag aatacaaAGAAAAAGGAACGCTATTTCGAATAAATGAAGTAATCAATGAAGAAATAGCGCacacaaattcaaaaatga TAATTCAACGGATTCAAAAAAGGGAAGACAAGGATAAATTAAGTTCAGAATGTGATGTTTTActaaatt CGATTATAAATGAAGAACttcaatcaaaatttatacaattactaGAAAACATAGAACttgatgaaaatttaactgttcaCATAAGAAGTTTAGTAGTTTTGTATAGAATGGTTACAAAATTTATACCTTCTA acAGTTcagaaattatttcaatatccgattata aaagtttTCATAGTGAAGGAAATCAACTCAAAATTAACAATGCGTttgtaaatgaatattttaagaatacattGTTGGCGTACAAAGAATTCATATCAGCAGTTCAAAAAGTATCTA TTTTAGATATCAAAGAAGATGCtcgtattgaatatattaaattaatatttcaagagTATTTAGAAACACTATTATTGCTCTCAAAGTTTGAGCAATTTGATGAAAACGTTTTTgaag atattggcataactgaaaaaattgaaa aggACTTACCTGAATTGTATCGACATggtg gtgaTAATCAAAGTAAAACATCTGCAG ATTCTGGTAAGGAATATGTCAAACTACCCGAAAAATTTTATCCAGATTTGAAAGATCTACTTCCAAATTTCAAGGATATAATGAACGCTAAAGTTTTGCGTTTAGTTATAAAcgtgattttcaataattttattgaaatggaAGAca cttataatattgtggCGCGCGGAGTAAGAGTGTTAAGACTCGTCGCGGCCAACCGATATTCTTACGctacgaaataa